One part of the Candidatus Poribacteria bacterium genome encodes these proteins:
- a CDS encoding MFS transporter, with translation MEIKNKATQINLFSLKTVQMRTFHTTWFAFFLAFFGWFGIAPLMAIVREDLMLTKTQIGNTIIASVAITVIVRILIGPLCDRIGSRKAYTWLLILGSLPVMGIGLAQNYETFLLFRLAIGAIGAAFVITQYHTSTMFAPNCVGTANATTAGWGNLGGGVTQMVMPLIFTTVLSFGVDKFLGWRLAMIIPGIALFITGFAYYCLTQDAPDGNYKVLRDRGDLEPAKGKGMESFMLAIKDYRVWALFVIYAACFGVELTINNVAALYYHDRFQLDVKTAGLIAGLFGLMNIFARTVGGFFSDFFAKKMGLRGRVMFLFVVLLGEGVMLMLFSQMAVLVLAVGTMIIFSLFVQMSEGATFGIVPFINRKALGAVAGIVGAGGNAGAVAAGFLFRSESITMQQGLLYLGIMVAVAAFATVLVRFSPAVQDAEKKAFDAAISERQRLKADVIQSA, from the coding sequence ATGGAGATAAAAAATAAAGCGACACAAATAAATCTTTTCAGTTTAAAAACCGTTCAGATGCGTACCTTTCATACCACATGGTTTGCGTTCTTTCTCGCATTTTTCGGGTGGTTCGGCATTGCTCCCCTAATGGCAATCGTGCGCGAAGATCTGATGCTAACAAAAACACAAATCGGTAACACGATTATCGCCTCCGTCGCAATCACAGTTATCGTGCGAATCTTAATCGGACCGCTGTGCGACCGGATCGGCTCTCGAAAGGCATACACATGGCTGCTAATCCTGGGTTCACTGCCGGTCATGGGTATCGGTCTCGCCCAGAATTACGAGACCTTTCTGCTATTCCGATTGGCAATCGGTGCAATCGGTGCCGCGTTCGTCATCACACAGTATCATACATCGACAATGTTCGCCCCGAATTGTGTCGGTACAGCGAACGCCACGACAGCAGGCTGGGGGAACCTCGGCGGCGGTGTCACGCAGATGGTGATGCCTCTCATCTTTACCACTGTTCTCAGTTTCGGTGTGGACAAATTCCTCGGATGGCGGTTGGCGATGATTATTCCGGGGATTGCCCTGTTTATCACCGGTTTCGCGTATTACTGCCTTACCCAAGATGCACCTGATGGCAACTATAAGGTGCTACGTGACCGAGGCGATCTCGAACCGGCGAAAGGCAAAGGCATGGAATCCTTCATGTTAGCGATTAAAGACTATCGCGTCTGGGCACTCTTCGTCATTTATGCCGCCTGTTTCGGGGTAGAACTTACCATTAACAATGTCGCTGCGCTCTATTATCACGATCGATTCCAACTGGATGTCAAAACCGCCGGACTCATTGCAGGGTTGTTCGGTCTGATGAACATTTTTGCACGGACAGTCGGTGGATTTTTCTCCGACTTCTTTGCGAAAAAGATGGGACTTCGGGGACGCGTTATGTTCCTCTTCGTTGTCCTGTTAGGCGAAGGGGTCATGTTGATGTTGTTTTCGCAGATGGCAGTCCTCGTGCTTGCAGTCGGAACGATGATTATCTTCAGTCTCTTTGTGCAAATGTCCGAAGGCGCAACGTTTGGGATTGTACCCTTCATCAATCGAAAGGCGTTAGGCGCCGTTGCTGGTATCGTGGGTGCGGGCGGAAACGCCGGTGCAGTCGCCGCGGGTTTCCTGTTTCGGTCTGAGAGCATCACGATGCAGCAAGGTCTATTATATCTCGGCATAATGGTCGCAGTCGCCGCATTTGCCACAGTCCTGGTGAGATTCTCACCCGCAGTCCAAGACGCAGAGAAGAAAGCCTTTGATGCCGCAATTTCGGAGAGACAACGCCTTAAAGCCGATGTCATACAAAGCGCGTAG
- a CDS encoding ferredoxin--nitrite reductase — MVNPSKKKTTPTRRGVRSAPSLKSTRASKKAKSKINAAEALKQEKNGLEVINDIPNYIRDGWESIPPSERDRLKWVGVFFRKQTPGAFMMRLRMSSGFSNSEQFRAIAEISDAHGPGFVDLTTRQQIQLRGFAIEHVQHIWNRLEEVGLGSLQTGFDNIRGVIGCPVAGLTPNELFDASHAAQEFTKLFVGNKEFTDIPRKFNVGITGCLDNCTHTASQDIALTPAVKEIDGQETNGFNVAVGGKMGSGGYTPAQPLDVFITPKEASVLCADITLIFRDHGPRTARNKSRLAFLVAEWGVEKFREELERRRHRKQPLLTAGKEARGKNKTDHTGIFSQKQPDLNYVGLVVPVGRITTTQLFEVARIADEYGNGDIRLTQGQNLIITNVPNAKIGDLTAEPLLQELRYDPSEVMRGMVSCTGIDYCHFSLIETKERAMEAIRHLEAKLGNTKPLTIHWSGCPNGCGNHAAADIGLLGKKTKINGVVTEAVDVFLKGDAGANPKIAPKLLENVPCDELPQVLEGLVPYLSRRSL; from the coding sequence ATGGTGAACCCATCAAAAAAGAAAACAACGCCGACAAGACGAGGTGTGCGTTCAGCACCGAGTCTGAAAAGCACAAGGGCTTCAAAAAAAGCAAAGTCCAAGATAAATGCAGCGGAAGCCTTGAAGCAAGAGAAAAATGGACTGGAAGTCATTAATGACATTCCAAACTATATCCGAGACGGTTGGGAATCCATCCCTCCGAGCGAACGGGACCGACTTAAGTGGGTCGGTGTTTTTTTCCGAAAGCAAACCCCCGGTGCCTTCATGATGCGGCTCCGTATGTCAAGTGGTTTTAGCAATTCCGAGCAGTTCCGCGCCATTGCTGAAATCAGCGACGCACACGGACCAGGATTCGTTGATCTCACGACGCGTCAGCAGATCCAACTGCGAGGTTTCGCGATTGAGCATGTCCAACACATCTGGAACCGACTCGAAGAGGTCGGATTAGGTTCACTCCAAACAGGTTTCGACAACATCCGGGGTGTGATCGGGTGTCCCGTTGCCGGATTGACACCCAATGAGCTCTTTGACGCTTCGCATGCCGCCCAGGAATTCACGAAACTCTTTGTCGGGAATAAGGAATTCACCGATATTCCCCGCAAGTTCAATGTCGGTATTACAGGATGCTTGGATAATTGCACGCATACCGCCTCACAGGACATCGCTCTCACACCAGCCGTCAAAGAAATTGACGGTCAAGAGACAAACGGCTTTAATGTCGCCGTCGGCGGAAAGATGGGTTCCGGTGGCTACACGCCCGCGCAACCGCTTGATGTATTTATTACGCCTAAAGAGGCCTCAGTTTTGTGTGCGGATATTACGTTAATTTTTCGGGATCACGGACCTCGGACAGCTCGCAATAAATCTCGCCTTGCTTTTCTGGTTGCAGAGTGGGGGGTAGAAAAATTCCGAGAAGAATTAGAAAGGCGTCGGCACAGAAAGCAGCCGCTTCTGACTGCGGGGAAAGAAGCACGTGGCAAGAACAAGACCGACCACACGGGTATCTTCTCACAGAAACAGCCGGACCTCAACTACGTCGGGCTTGTCGTCCCGGTCGGACGGATTACAACAACACAACTCTTCGAGGTCGCACGGATCGCAGACGAATACGGCAACGGCGACATCCGGCTCACACAAGGACAGAATCTAATTATCACCAACGTGCCAAACGCAAAAATCGGCGACTTAACCGCAGAACCGCTCCTACAGGAACTCCGCTATGATCCTTCGGAAGTCATGCGCGGCATGGTGAGTTGCACGGGCATCGACTACTGCCACTTCTCACTCATTGAGACCAAAGAACGCGCCATGGAAGCGATCCGACATTTGGAAGCAAAACTCGGCAATACTAAACCGCTTACGATACACTGGTCTGGATGCCCAAACGGATGTGGCAACCATGCCGCCGCAGACATTGGACTTCTCGGCAAAAAGACCAAAATTAACGGTGTTGTTACCGAGGCAGTGGACGTATTCCTCAAGGGAGATGCCGGGGCAAATCCGAAAATCGCGCCAAAGTTATTGGAGAACGTACCTTGCGATGAACTCCCGCAAGTACTTGAGGGACTCGTTCCTTATCTATCACGCAGATCTTTGTAA